One segment of Carya illinoinensis cultivar Pawnee chromosome 1, C.illinoinensisPawnee_v1, whole genome shotgun sequence DNA contains the following:
- the LOC122283948 gene encoding phosphatidylcholine:diacylglycerol cholinephosphotransferase 1-like — protein MTRTSVVPLHTPSCTLNNRRRTNGKLVNGNDHTRSQENTEKKEQRASFMAWTADDVLHVAKFHWVPCLFGLGLLFFMGVEYTLRMVPSSSAPFDIGFVVTSPLHRLLAARPDLNTLLAALNTVFVGMQTMYILWTWLIEGRPRATISALFMFTCRGILGYSTQLPLPQGFLGSGVDFPVGNVSFFLFFSGHVAGSVIASLDMRRMQRWELAWTFDVLNVLQAVRLLGTRGHYTIDLAVGVGAGILFDSLAGKYEESKRKSAIPAILL, from the exons ATGACACGCACATCGGTAGTGCCTCTTCATACCCCATCATGCACGCTCAACAACAGGCGCAGAACTAACGGCAAGCTCGTTAACGGCAACGATCATACTCGGAGCCAGGAGAACACGGAGAAGAAGGAACAGAGAGCGTCGTTCATGGCGTGGACGGCGGATGATGTCTTGCACGTGGCGAAGTTCCATTGGGTGCCTTGTTTGTTCGGCTTGGGGCTGCTGTTCTTCATGGGCGTCGAGTACACCCTGCGGATGGTCCCCTCGTCCTCGGCGCCCTTTGATATTGGGTTCGTGGTCACGAGCCCACTCCATCGCCTGCTCGCCGCACGGCCCGACCTCAACACCTTGCTCGCCGCTCTTAACACG GTGTTCGTGGGGATGCAAACAATGTATATACTATGGACGTGGCTAATAGAGGGCCGTCCAAGGGCGACAATCTCGGCGCTCTTCATGTTCACTTGCCGGGGAATTCTAGGTTACTCCACGCAGCTTCCATTGCCACAG GGTTTTCTGGGGTCGGGGGTGGACTTTCCGGTGGGGAACGTGTCGTTTTTCCTATTCTTCTCGGGGCATGTGGCGGGTTCAGTGATTGCGTCGCTAGACATGCGTCGAATGCAGAGGTGGGAGTTGGCATGGACATTTGACGTGCTCAATGTTCTTCAAGCCGTGAGGTTGCTTGGCACTCGGGGTCACTATACCATTGATTTGGCCGTCGGGGTCGGCGCCGGAATTCTCTTTGATTCTCTTGCTGGAAAGTACGAGGAGAGCAAAAGAAAATCAGCAATTCCTGCCATACTACTATGA